DNA sequence from the Callospermophilus lateralis isolate mCalLat2 chromosome 2, mCalLat2.hap1, whole genome shotgun sequence genome:
CCAGAATGTTTCTTCTGTTTCTTCTGGGCACAGCCttcctgttctgcccctactgggGTAAGTCTTGAAGATTAACATGGTAGCTTGTGGTTGGTTAAGAGAGGGACAGACCCTGGGGAAGGGGAAGTCTCCAAAATTGGCTCATGGGGCTTTGATAGATGTCTGTGATATTATGATGAGAgattcttttttccttctctttacaGCTGAGTTTCAAAACTCTGTAAAAGGTAAGTCCACGTCTGGTTTAAAATCCCGGCAGACAGGTCATTTGTGACAGGTTTAGGTATAAACCTCCCTTCCATCTTCAGAGAGGGCAAAAATCCATTCTTGCTATAGAATCTTTTGAGTTTCATCTTCTCCCAATCATATTTTGTCCATTTCTTGGAGTAAAGGAGGCTTAAATACCCTTACTTTCTTCCTTTTACCCATCACTGAATAAAATCATCAGTCTAGATAAAGAGTTTATTACTTGAGGTCCTtggataaatttttctggaacccCCACCTCCTGAAATGTTATAAAACATTTGGTTTGTGTCTCTAAAGGTTATGTCTCATAAGATTATCAAAGGAGTCCTAACCCCAGTAAAGTTAGGAAGCCCTAGGCAATAGCAAGTCCCTGCAGAGAAGATCTCAAGCCCAGAGAAACTTCTCCAGCCTGGGTCATCTAAGCACCTCTTTCTATATCTGGCAGACACTGCAACAGTATGCTATAAATGTAAAACATATCATCTTGGATTCTGCTATGGCAGCATGAAGTCCTGCAACCTGAAGCATAGGCAATTCTGTGCTACTGAGAACTTCTATGTACTCATGAAAAATGGTAAtgtgggtataaaggggcagggaAATGACTCTAACTCATAGAAGCAGTGGCGCTCTTTGGCTGTCATAATGAGTAGGTGACTGGGGTGGATGAGGATGGGTGCTCATGTAGAGGGATGGAAATGATGAACTTTTTCCTAAGACAAAATTGGGTGAAGGGGAGGCTGATATCCCTGACCAGTTAGGGAATAGAATCCATTCTCTAAGTCAGTAATTAGTAGACTTACTCTTGTAACTCATTTGGGCCTGGAGAAGTTAGTGAGGATCTAGATAAAAAGGGGCCATTTCAGTTGTATTTTCAGTTGTATTTCCCCTCTTTCACCTCCTCAGGGAAGAGTATGTATCATTATTCAAGATTGTCCtgtatgaccttctgtgaggacatcaACTTCATGAATTTTAATAAGAGGACAGAGCTTATCTGTTGCCAACACAGTAACTATTGCAACCTCCCTGAGGGACTCTAGTTCTACATCATTCCTGGACTTGAGATCTTTCTTTAACTCACTACCTACTTTACCTCTTCCCCTGGTCAATAGGGAGTGAGAAAGCCAGCTGTACCAATGCAGGCAGGGAGTTTTACTTTTTTCATGCTGCTGCTGCGTGAATAGGTTCAGACTTGTTTATTTATTATCTCCTATTTGAAAATGCAAATTCATGAACCAAAATTATTCCAAGACTGTCCTGAGAATTCTGAGATCATACTCTATCCTCATCTACACCCACTCCTCTGGGTTGGAACTCTCTTTGAATTAGCCTCACAACTTCCTGACACAGTCGTTTTGACCATGGGTTCTGCAGGTACAGGAGAGCTAACCCCAGCTTCCCAAGGTTCGCTGGCAACAttattagagtctgtaaacaagtctggatggcgcctggcaaaatgccagagggagtggtttgtgaagtaacaaaagcgagccattaagtgtggagattccttattggttgactgctgtatctattttatgctaattagataagctgtgtaaaatgtataaatattgctcttattgtacaataaacggctctcattcctgctgcatcaaggtacacaagttattcgtcaccccctggcACAACATGAGTCAAATCTTACTCTGATAGAGCTTTTGGGATGATTTCAGGCCAAAaaccaagcaaacaaaaaaatggaCAGACATAGGGATAAGGCATCAAGGAAAATTTTAGGGGGACATCAGTCTATGGAAACTGAGATTTGAGAGATAATTTGATGTGAGTGGAATTGGCTTGGATTATCATGACCTTTGCTGGCCAGGTAACCCTGAGGACATTATTGAATTAGGTGATTGGACTGGGAATGGAGGCCTTGTTCAAAGATGACAACTCAGTTTCTTCTTATGGGAATAAGGAAAACATACAAATGGCCTTCAACAGTAGGTAAAGATGAAAGAATGCAGAGAGATAGCATGGAGAAGTGTTTGGGTAGCAAAGCACCCTGTTTAAGATGAAGTCATGAGTAAGCTAAGCTGAAGATGTTAGATAGCAGAAAGATAATGGAAGGAAGAGAAGCAGGCAAACATTGAGCAAAACAAATAGAAACCAAGCAACACGTATGTGGGGAGAAGCACAGCTGTGGGCAAGATGGAATAGCTTTGGATACAAAATAACCCTAGCATTTCTCTCTTTAGGAGGCCCACTGTAGTCCTTGATCCTGGATTCCCATGAGCCTTTTCTCTATTATGCCACATGAAGTTCTTAAGTGAACTGCCTCTCTACTTGAGAAGTGATGTTTACCCTTTGTTTTGATCTGTGCTGGAGAATGCATCTTTTCTAAAGCATTCTCAATTTGAATTTTACAGGGTCAGAATAAAAAAAGACAGAAGGCAACTTTTTCAAAATAGGCAAGCAGATTGTAAAAGCCAATGTAACATAATAttttgagtttaaggcatgggctccTGATGTATGTGGGCCCTCTTACCCTTTGAATCATGGGGATGGGAGAGGTCAGTCTAGTGGGGTAGAAGAGGTAGGGGAGGAGAGAGAATGTGTAGGGagccagagagagggagaggggggagaaaagggaaagggagaggaagaggggaaaCCCATTGTTTCACTTTGTGTTTCAAACTTTAAAACTACTTCTGAATCAGCTGGGCAtggagcacatgcctataatcccagtaatttcCAGTAACTTGGAAGACAGATGCAGGAAGATTGGAAGTTcttggccagcctcagtaacttatgagaccctttctcaaaatgaaaactaaaagtgTTCGGAATGtacctcagtggttaagtatcacTGGGTTCAATTATCAGTACTGCaaatagaacaaaacaaaacaaagcaacaatTCTGAATCAATGTAGTGGATGGTTTTAGTGTCTACTGAAATTCTTTCTCTTGATTAGTATACCCAACTCCATTAAGTGTTGGCTTATGGTAACTCATAGTTATTTACTTCTCTGGAGACTTGCATTCTGCTAAACAGGAGTTGCCTTAATGGGCAACTTGAATGaggcaagaaaataaataaatagaagtgaAGAAACAAGCTTCAGAGAATTGTCAGTAATAAAAGTATAAAAGTGGAACAACCAAGATTGTTTGAATCAAATGTGATAACATTCATATATCGAAATATATTGAAATACCATGCCTCCACAAGAGATGATAACCTTAATGCAAATTTATCAACACAAACTCATGttaaaatatattcagtaaaatTTCTACTATCTACCTACCCATTATCACATTTCTCTCAATCAACCACACTTTTTATTCACCAAAATTCTAACAGTACAGAATTCTGGCTTTTAGATATATTATCTAGTCCTAAAAATGGGGTGGATGCTCTTTTCTagaatattcttatttatttgtttagaaATGAAACCAGGAAAAAAGACCTTACAAAAATACAGATGTTGGAATTAGCAGACTAGATTAAAAATATCTTATGAATATTTTCAAGGACTGAAAGGAAATGAGTGAACAGACAAGGAATCTCAAGAGagagctaaaaatatttttaaaaacttaccaaAGATCTCCTATAACAGTCTTGTTTTGAATAACTcacatttttgttcatttttcttttttgatttttaaataggAATATAAAGTCATTTGAAAATAGGCTAAAAACTAAGTAGAAGGCACAGTAATTTAAATAGCATAATTTTGTATTAACAAATCTGACCTGTCAAGGTGGAAGACATGCTTATATCTTTTTGCTGTTAGGATATTGTTGGTAATTTTCCAGGCTTGATATATAATAAAATCATTACTCATGTCTCACATATAAAAAAGATACTGTTAGAAGAGGAGTTACGGTTACAAACTCTTTATcagcagatgcagaaaaagcatctgGAAAAGGATATTATTTTTTCACAACAAAACACTCAATAAACTAGAAAGAACAGAAGATGTCTTCAACTAAATCAAAggtttttatgaaaaaaatatagttAACACAGTTAAGGTAGAAGAGAAAGTACTTTACATCTGTAATCAGAGACAAAGATTCTTCTCTCAAGGTATGGTACTGGAAGACATTT
Encoded proteins:
- the Pate2 gene encoding prostate and testis expressed protein 2, which codes for MFLLFLLGTAFLFCPYWAEFQNSVKDTATVCYKCKTYHLGFCYGSMKSCNLKHRQFCATENFYVLMKNGKSMYHYSRLSCMTFCEDINFMNFNKRTELICCQHSNYCNLPEGL